In Phenylobacterium hankyongense, the sequence CCGCTGAGCTTCTACGTCGACCTGCACGGCACCGGCGAGATCGATCCCGCCAAGCTGGAGCTGGCGCTGCCGGAGATGATCGGCGGGGCGACGCCGCGGGCGATCCGCGAGCACCTGGGCCTCAACCGGCCGATCTACGCCCGCACCGCCTCCTATGGCCACTTCGGCCGCCAGCCGGACAACGAGGGCGGCTTCTCCTGGGAGCGCACCGACCTGGCGGCGGAGCTGAAGGCGCTGGCCTAGCCGCCGCGACGGTGGGCAGGTCCATGTCCGACGACCATCCGCTGCTGCGCTCCTACGGCCGCATCAAGTCGCGCACCATCAAGCCGCGGCAGGCGGCGCTGATGGAGACCCTGCTGCCGCAGCTCCGCGTGCCGGAGGGCCCGATCGATCCGGCGGCGCTGGCGCCCGGCGCGGCCGAGGTCTGGCTGGAGATCGGCTTCGGCGGCGGCGAGCACCTGGCGGGGCAGGCGGCGCGGCGGCCGGACGTGCTGCTGATCGGCGCCGAGCCGTTCCAGAACGGCGTCGCCAGCGCGCTGCGCCACCTCGACGAGCAAGGCCTGACCAATGTGCGGGTGCACGACGGCGACGCCCGCGACCTGTTGGCGCGGCTGCCGGATGCCAGCCTGGACCGGGTGTTCGTGCTGTTTCCCGACCCCTGGCCGAAGGCGCGGCACCACAAGCGCCGCCTCTTGCAGGCCGACACCGCCGCCGAGCTGGCGCGGGTGCTGAAGCCCGCAGGCCGGCTGAGGTTCGCCAGCGACTGGGCGGACTATGTGGACTGGACGCTGGAGCGGGTGAGCGCCAATCCGGCCTTCCGCTGGACGGCGGAGCGGGCGGACGACTGGCGCACCCCGCCGGCCGACCACCTCACCACCCGCTATGAGGAGAAGCGCCTGGGCGACTGCGCCCCGGTGTTCCTCGACTTCGTCCGGACCTAGCGCCCCACCTAGACGCCGGCCTTTGCGCGCTCGATGGAGGCGCGGATCAGTTCGCCGGCTTCCTCGGGATCGGCCCAGCCGACGATCTCCACCGACTTGCCCTTTTCCAGGTCCTTGTAGTGCTGGAAGAAGTGGGCGATCTGCTCGGTCAGGATGGTCGGCAGCGAGCGCCAGGAATCCACGCCCATGTAGAAGGGGTGGAGCTTGTCGACCGGCACCGCCAGGATCTTCTCGTCGCCGCCGGCCTCGTCGCGCATGATCAGCGCGCCCACCGGGCGGCAGCGGATGATCGCGCCGGGCACCACCGGCGTCGGCCCCACCACCATGATGTCCATCGGGTCGCCGTCGTCGGCCAGGGTGTGCGGGATGAAGCCGTAGTTGCCCGGATAGAACATGGCGGTGTGCAGGAAGCGGTCGACCATCAGCGCGCCCGAGTCCTTGTCGAGCTCGTACTTCACCGGTTCGCCGCCCTGCGGGATCTCGATGATGGCGTTGACGTCGTAGGGCGGGTTCACGCCGATGGCGATCTTGGAGAGGTCCATGGGGAGGAGAGCCTTCAGAGAGACACACAAAGCGGAGGCGCGCTCTGTGGACTATTCGTCGCGAATACGGAAGCCCGGCTTCGCTGGCGTCGCCGCCGGCCCCGCCCGCAAAGGCCGCGAGTCGGGACGGGGCTGACAACCGGACTTCGAGAGGCTATATTCGCTCGCAACATCGTCCGTTAGCGCTGTATGGCGCCTACGAGCGGCGGGCTTCGGCCCGGCCGCTTTTTTATTTGCCGGAGGACGGCCTGAGCTATGCGCGGGAAGACCGCCGAGGACCTGAACCTGCTTGAGCTGCTCGACCCCGTGGCCGAGGCCGCCGGCTATGAGATCGTGCGCCTGCGCCTGATGGGCGGCGAGCACGCGCGGCGGCTGCAGATCATGGCCGAGCGGCCCTCCGACGGCGACATGAACGTCGAGGACTGCGCCCGCCTGTCGCGCGCCATCTCCGAGATCATGGACGCCGCCGACCCGATCGCCGGCGAATACACCCTCGAAGTGTCCTCGCCCGGCGTCGACCGGCCGCTCACCCGGCTGAAGGACTTCGAGACCTACGAGGGCTACGAGGCGCGCATCGAGCTCGACCGCATGGCCGAGGGGCGCAAGCGCTTCAAGGGCGTGCTGGCCGGGATCGACGACCAGTCGATCGCCATCGACCTGGAGGGCGAGGAGCACACCGCCCTGGTGCCGTTCGCCTGGATCGTCGAGGCCAAGCTCGTCCTCACCGACCAACTTATGAAGCGGGGCGCGGATGTCCGCGCCGCGCGGCTGCAATCCGACCAACAGCAGACTTCCGAGTAGAGGGATCATCCCATGAGCCTGACCGGCATTTCGGCCAACCGGCTTGAACTTCTCCAGATCGCCGAGGCGGTCGCCCGTGAAAAGTCGATCGACAAGGAGATCGTCATCGAGGCGATCGAGGAAGCGATCCAGAAGGGCGCCCGCGCCCGCTATGGCGCTGAGCACGACATCCGCGTGCACATCGATCCGAAGACCGGCGAGACCACCGTCAAACGCTTCGTGACCGTCGTCGAGGACGACGCGGCCTTCGGCACCACGGTGGGCGAGGACGGCGAAGAGGTCCCGGCGGAGGAGCCGGCCGGCGTGCTGCGCCTGTCCGACGCCAAGCGCACCGACAAGGACGCCTTCGTGGGCAAGACCTACGAGGAGATCCTGCCGCCCTTCGAATTCGGCCGGGTGCAGACCCAGATGGCCCGCCAGGTGGTGACCGGCAAGGTCCGCGAAGCCGAGCGCGAGCGCCAGTTCGAGGAGTTCAAGGACCGGGTCGGCGAGATCGTCAACGGCACCGTTAAGCGGGTCGAATACGGCAACGTGGTCGTCGACCTCGGGCGCGGCGAAGGCATCATGCGCCGCGACCAGTCGATCCCGCGCGAGAACTTCAACCTCGGCGACCGGATCCGCTGCTACATCTACGACGTCCGCCGCGAGACCAAGGGCCCGCAGATCCTGCTGTCCCGCGCCCACGGCGGCTTCATGGCCAAGCTGTTCGCGCAGGAAGTGCCGGAAGTCTACGACGGGGTCATCGAGATCCGCGCCGTGGCCCGCGACCCGGGCAGCCGCGCCAAGATGGCGGTGGTCTCCAACGACAGCTCCATCGACCCGGTCGGCGCCTGCGTCGGCATGCGCGGCAGCCGCGTGCAGGCGGTGGTGGCCGAACTGCAGGGCGAGAAGATCGACATCATCCAGTGGAGCCCGGACGAGGCGACCTTCATCGTCAACGGCCTGGCGCCGGCGGAAGTCTCCAAGGTCGTCATGGACGAGGAAGACGAGCGCGTCGAAGTCGTGGTGCCCGACGAGCAGCTGTCGCTGGCCATCGGCCGCCGCGGCCAGAACGTCCGCCTCGCCAGCCAGCTGACCGGCTGGCAGATCGACATCATGACCGAGAGCCAGGAGAGCGAGCGCCGCCAGCGCGAGTTCACCGAGCGCACGGCGCTGTTCCAGGAAGCCCTGGACGTCGACGAGGTCATCGCCCAGCTGCTGGTCACCGAAGGCTTCGCCACCGTCGAGGACGTGGCCTACGTCGACCCCTCCGAGATCGCCGCAATCGAGGGCTTCGACGAGGACACCGGCGAGGAGATCCAGGCCCGCGCCCGCGACTACCTGGACAAGGAAGCCGCCGAGTACGACGGCAAGCGCCGCGAGCTGGGCGTCGAGGACGGCCTGCTGGAGATCGAAGGCGTCACCCTGCCGATGGCCGTGGCCCTCGGCGAAGGCGACGTGAAGTCCGTCGAGGACCTCGCCGGCCTGGTGCCCGACGACCTGCGCGGCTGGTTCGAGAGCAAGAACGGCGAGCGCGTGCGCGAGCCGGGCATCCTCGAAAGCTTCAACCTCGAGCCCCAGGACGCCGAGCTGCTGATCATGCGCGCCCGGATCGCCATGGGCTGGGTCGAGGCGCCGCCGGAACCGGAGCCGGAGCCTGAAGCGGAGGTCGAGGCCGAGCCCGAGGCCATCGAGAACACAGAGGCCTTCGCCGAGGCCGAGATGGAAGGCGAGGCGCGGGACGCCTAGTTGGTCCCAGCCGCGGATGAAGCGCAGGTGGACTCCGTGACGACCGAAGCCCCAGACCCGCCCGAACCATTGTCCGAACCGGCGCCCGAACGGCCGGCGGACACCTCGCGGCCGGCCACCTTGGCGCAGGCCGAGCGTGAGCGGCGCGACATCGTCTCCGGCGAGGTGATGGAGGAGCCGCGGCTGATCCGCTTCGTGGCCGGCCCCGACGGGGTGGTCGTCCCCGACCTGGCGCGCAAGCTGCCGGGCCGCGGCCTGTGGGTGGCGGCCGACCGCGAGTCGGTGGCCGCCGCGGCGAAGAAGGGCCTGTTCTCGCGCGCCGCCAAGGCCAAGCTCTCCGCGCCGCCGGACCTGGCCGGCCAGGTCGAAATGCTGCTCAAACGCCGGCTTTTGGCGGCCGTGGGGCTTGCACGGCGGGGCGGCGACCTTACCTCAGGCTTCGAGAAGGTCTCCGCCGCGATCGTGTCCGGCAAGGCGGCCTGGCTGATCGAGGCGTCGGACGGCGCCGCGGACGGCCGTCGGAAGATCTGGGCGCAAGCCCGCAAGCAGCCCCGCCCGCCCGGCCTCGTCGGCGTCTTTACGGCGTCTGAATTGGGTTTGGCCTTGGGACTGGAGAATGTGATACACACCGCCTTCCTTGCGGGGCGAGCCGCCGATCATTGGGCCCTGGACGTCCAGCGGTTGTCGGGCTTTTGCCCGCTCCTTCCTGAGAGTTGGCGCGAGGAGCCTTGAGAGGCGAAGCGGAGCCGTAAGGTTTCCGCCCGTCACTCATTTGACTATCGATCTTTGGTCGGGACCGCCCGGCCGGTGAGTAAAGCGAGCGCATGAGCGACGAGAACAACAACGGCCGCAACTCCGCCCCGGGCGGACGCCAGCCCCTGACCCTGAAGCCCCGTGGGGCCGGATCGGTCAGCGCCGGCACGGTGAAGCAGAGCTTCAGCCATGGCCGTTCGAAGACCGTGGTGGTCGAGACCAAGCGGGCCCGCACCCATGGCGGTGGCGGCGGCAACCTTGCGGCTCCCTCCTCGGCCGAGAAGCGAGTGTTCGAGCCCCGGCCGGCCGCTCCGGCCGCCGCTCCGCGCGGTCCGCAGGGCGCGCCGCAGGACGGCCTCAGCGCCGAGGAGCGCGCCTCGCGTCAGCGCGCCATCGAACTGGCCCGCCAGCAACAGGAACGCCAGGCCGCCGAGCGCAGCGCCCAGGAAGAGCGCACCCGCGCCGCCGCCGCCGCCGCGGCGGCTGAAGCCGCTGCGGCTCGCGCCCCGGCCCCGCCGGCCGCCGCCGCGCCCGCCGCCGCCGCTCCGCCGGCCGCGCCTGCTCCGGCGGCTCCGGAACCGACCGTCGCTGCAGCCCCGCCGGCCGCCGCCCAACCCGCTGCCGCCGCCGCCCCGGCTCCGGCCGCAGCGCCTGCGGCGCCCGCCGCCCAGGCTTCGGCGCCCCACGCTCCCGCGCCCCACGCTCCCGCGCCCCAGGCCGCCGCGCCCGCTCCGCGCCCGCCGGCGCAGGGCGGCAGCCAGACCCGCACCTATCAGCCGTCGCCGGAGCGCCGCGACGACCGGGCCAGCACCACCACCTATCGGCCCGCGCCGCCGGCCGCGCGTTTCGAAAGCGCGACCTTCAACCAGCGCGCGCCGCGCCCCGACGCGCGTCCGCCGCGCGACGACCGCGGCCCGCGTCCGACCGCGGATTCGCGTCCGCCCCGCGACAACGACCGTGGCCCGCGCCCCGGCGCCGACACCGTGCGCTATTCGGCGCTCGCGCCGCGTCCGGCTCCGCCGCGCGACGGCGCACGCGGTCCCGGCGGCCCGCGGGGCGCGCCCCGCATCGGCCCCGCCGCTCCGCCGGCGACGCCCGAGGTCCAGCGCGCCGCCCGCCAGGCGCCGCGTCCCGGCGGCGGCGGCGCCGCCGCCGACCGGCGTCCGGACGAGGACGATCGTCGCCGCGACGCCGCGCCCTCCAAGGCCATCTCCCGCGCCAAGGGCGCTCCGCAGCGCCGCGAAGGCCGCCTGACCATCCAGGCGGTGGCCGGCGACGACGAGGGCGCCGTCGATCGGATGCGCTCGCTCGCCTCGGTCCGCCGGGCGCGCGAACGTGAACGCGAGAAGCGCAAGGGCGGCGGCCAGGAGCAGGTCCGCGCGGCCCGCGAAGTGGTCATCCCCGACGTCATCACGGTGAGCGAGCTCGCCAACCGGATGGCGATCCGCGGCGTGGAGATCATCAAGTTCCTGATGCGTCAGGGCGTGATGCTGAAGATCAACGACGTCATCGACAACGACACCGCCGAGCTGGTGGCCACCGAATTCGGCCACACCGTGCGCCGCGTGTCGGAAGCCGATGTCGAAAGCGGCTTCATCGGCGCCGAGGACGTGGACGACCATCTGCTGCCGCGTCCGCCGGTGGTCACCGTCATGGGCCACGTCGACCACGGCAAGACCAGCCTGCTCGACGCCCTGCGCTCCACCGACGTGGTGTCGGGCGAGCACGGCGGCATCACCCAGCACATCGGGGCCTATCAGGTCCGCCTTCCGGACGGCCAGCGCGTCACCTTCCTCGACACGCCCGGCCACGCGGCCTTCTCGGCCATGCGGATGCGCGGCGCGACGGTCACCGACATCGTGATCCTGGTGGTGGCGGCCGACGACGGCGTCATGCCGCAGACGATCGAGGCCATCAATCACGCCAAGGCCGCCGGCGCCCCGATGATCGTGGCGATCAACAAGATGGACAAGCCCGGCGCCGATCCGACCCGGGTGATCAACGAGCTGCTGCAGCATGAGATCGTGGTCGAGAGCCTCGGCGGCGACACCCAGGCCATCGAGGTCTCCGCGACCAAGAAGACCGGCCTCGAGGACCTGATCGAAGCCATCCTGCTGCAGTCCGAAGTGCTCGACCTGAAGGCCAACCCCGACCGCACCGCCGACGGCGTGGTGATCGAGGCGAAGCTGGATCGCGGCCGCGGCGCGGTCTCCACCCTGCTGGTCAAGCGCGGCACCCTGAAGCGCGGCGAAATCGTCGTCGCCGGCGATCACTGGGGCCGGGTTCGCGCCCTGCTCAACGAGCGCGAGGAACAGGTCAACGAAGCCGGGCCGTCGGTGCCGGTGGAAGTCCTCGGCCTCGACGGCACGCCCGCGCCGGGCGAGCCGTTCGCCGTGGTCGAGAACGAAGCCCGCGCCCGCGAACTCACCGAGTACCGCGTCCGCGTGAAGCGCGAGAAGGCCGGCGCGCCGACGCAGGGCGCCAGCCTGGCCGAGATGATGGCCAAGATCACCGACAAGAAGGTCTCCGAGCTGCCGGTGATCATCAAGGCCGACGTGCAGGGCTCCGCCGAAGCCATCGTCGGCTCGCTGGACAAGATCGGCACCGACGAGGTCCGCGCGCGGATCATCCTGTCGGGCGCCGGCGCGATCAGCGAGAGCGACGTGATGCTGGCCAAGGGGGCCGGTTCGCCGATCCTCGGCTTCAACGTCCGCGCCTCGAAACAGGCCCGCGACCTCGCGGAACGCGAGGGCGTCGAGATCCGCTATTACGCGATCATCTACGACCTGATCGACGACATCAAAGGCGTGCTCTCGGGCATGCTGGCGCCGATCCAGCGCGAAACCTTCCTGGGCAACGCCGAGGTCCTCCAGGCCTTCGACATCACCAAGGTGGGCCGCGTGGCCGGTTGCCGCGTCACCGACGGCGTGGTCCGCAAGGGCGCCCGGGTCCGGATCATCCGCCAGGACGTGGTGGTGCTGGAACTCGGCACCCTGCAGACGCTCAAGCGCTTCAAGGACGAGGTCAACGAGGTCCAGTCCGGCCAGGAGTGCGGCATGGCCTTCGCCGGCTTCCAGGACATCAAGGTCGGCGACACCATCGAGTGCTTCACCCTCGAAGAGGTCAAGCGCACGCTCTAGGCGGACGCTTCAGCTGAACAACGGCAGAGCCCCGGAGCGCACCTCCGGGGCTTTTTCGTTTGAGCCATCCTCCGGTCAATGTTTTACCCGCTCTTCCCGGCGAAGGCCGGGACCCAGGTGAAACCCACCGGGTTCTGCGGCTGAATCTGGATCCCGGCCTTCGCCGGGACGAGCGGAGGTGGACATGGTCCGCGGCCTTTTGATCATCATGCTGGCGTCCGCCCTCGTCGCCTGCGCCTCCGTCCATCGGCTGGACGCGGCCAATGACGTGCATGCGCTGCTGCTTTCCATCCGCGACGACGACCAGGCGACCTTCGACGCCCACGTCGACCGCGCCGCCCTGAAGAAGGAGCTGCAGGCCAAGCTCGACGAGCGGCTCGCCAAGGACGACCGGCTGAAGGGCCTGGCGGCGCTGCTCGGACCGCAGGTGGTCGACTTCGCCGGCGACGCCCTGGTGCAGCCCCGGGTCTTCAAGGTGGTGGCCGAGCAGTACGGCTACACGCCGGCCACCCGGATCCCCGGACCGGTGGTGATCGCCAGCGCGCTGAAGGTGATGCCGGACGGCCGGGTCTGCGCCACCAAGAAGAAGGACGGCCCCTGCCTCCTGATGTTCACCAAGGAAGAGGGCGTCTGGAAGCTGACCGGCTTCGAGGGCGACACCTCGATGCTGCGCATCAAGCTCTGATCGGCCGAGGCTGATCCCGGCAGGGGAGGCGCCGATGGCCTACGAAGACGCGCTGTCGGACTACGAGAGGTTCGAGTTCACGGACGGGCCCTATACGCGGCCGGTCTATCGGCGCGGCTCGGGGCCGGCGGTGATCGTCATCCACGAGATGCCGGGGCTGCATCCGAAGGTCGTGCGCTTCGCGGACCGGCTGGCGGCGGCGGGCATGACGGTCTTCTGTCCCAGCCTGTTCGGAAAGCCGGGCCGCCCGGCGGACCATCCCCTGGGCGCGCTCACCATGATCGGCGGCATCTGCATCCGCCGGGAGTTCAACGTCTGGGCCACCGACCAGTCGAGCCCGATCGTAGAGTGGCTGCGCGCGCTGGCCCGCAAGGCCCACGCCGAGTGCGGCGGCCGCGGCGTCGGCGCGGTCGGCATGTGCTTCACGGGCAATTTCGCGCTGGCCATGATGACCGAGCCGGCGGTGGTCGCCCCGGTGGTGTCGCAGCCGTCCCTGCCGCTGGGCGCCAGCCGCGCCGCCGGCCTCGGGGTCTCCCCGGCCGAGGTGGCCTGCGCGCGGCGGCGGTTCGCGCAGGAGGACCTGTCGATGATCGGCCTGCGCTTCCACGGAGACCCGTTCGTGCCGCAGGCGCGCTTCGACACCTACAAACGCGAGTTCGGCGACCGGTTCGAGGCTATCGAGCTCGACCCCAAGGACGCTGCGCCCGGACCGCTCAAGCACCCCCACTCGGTGCTGACCCTCAACCTGGCCCCGGACGGGCCGACCAAGGCCGCCGAGCAGCGGGTGATCCGGTTCTTCCGCGAGCGCACCGGCGCCATCTGAGCAGGCCCGGCCGACCGGGGTGGACTTCCCCAGGCCGGACGCCTAGAAGCCCGCCCTTCCCTGAGGCGGCGCGTCCGATCCGCGTCCCAGGCCACGCGAGCAGTACGATGAAACGTCCCACCCCACATGGCCGCGGCCAGCCCAAAGGCCCCACGCAACGCCAGTTGCGCGCCGGCGAACTGATGCGCCACGCCCTGGTGGAGATCCTGCGCGAGGAGGACGTCACCGACCCGGCCCTGGTCGGCGTCTCGGTGACCATCACCGAGGTGCGGATGAGCCCCGACCTGCGCCACGCCACGGTTTTCGTGGAGCCGCTGGGCGGCGGCCACGCGCCGGAGGTGGTCGACGGGCTGAACCGCCACGCCAAGTTCCTGCGCGGGCGGCTCGGCCGCAATATCGAGATGAAGTTCACGCCGCAGCTGAAGTTCCTGCACGACGAGACCTTCGACGAGGCTCAGCGGATGAGCCGGCTGTTCGACGATCCGCGCGTGCGCCAGGACCTCGAGCCGCACCCGCCCTCGGACGGCTGGAAGGACGAGGACTGATGGCCCGCCGCAGGAAGGGCGACGCCGTCTCCGGCTGGATCTGCCTCGACAAGCCCTACGACCTGACCTCGACCTACGCGGTGAGCCGGGTGCGGCGGGCGTTCAACGCCCAGAAGGCCGGCCACGCCGGCACCCTGGACCCGCTGGCCACCGGCATCCTGCCGATCGCGCTGGGCGAGGCGACCAAGACCGTCCCGTTCCTGATGGACGCCGACAAGGCCTACCGCTTCACCATCGCCTGGGGCCGCACGACCGCCACCTACGACCGCGAGGGCGAGACCATCGCCGCCTCCGACGTGCGCCCGACGGTGGCGGAGGTGGAGGCGGCGCTGCCGCGGTTCGTCGGCGAGATCAGCCAGGTGCCGCCGGCCTATTCGGCCATCAAGGTGGACGGCGAGCGGGCCTATGACCTAGCCCGCGCCGGCGAGGTCGTCGAGCTGAAGGCCCGCACCGTGACCATCCATTCGGCCCGGGTGGCCGGGGCGCCGGACGACGATCACGTGGTCATCGAGATCGAATGCGGCAAGGGCACCTATGTCCGCGCCATCGTCCGCGACCTGGCCGAGACGCTGGGCGCCTGCGGCCACGTGAGCGAGCTGCGCCGCACCCGCGTCGGGGGCTTCACCGAGGATTCTGCGGTGACGCTGGAATTGCTTGAGGATTTAGGGCATAAGGCCCGCCAGTCGGAGGCATTGCTTCCGGTCGAGACCGCGCTGGACGACATCCCGGCGCTGGCCGTGACCGACGAAGACGCCTTCAGACTGAAGCAGGGACGGTCGATCGTTCTCGTTCCCCGACAGGTGGAAGCAGTGAAAGCCAGGCTCAAACCCGGCTCGCGCACCGTTTCCGCCACGTCGGGCGGGACCGTGGTCGCTCTTTGCGAGATGCGCGCGGGCCGGCTCGAACCCTCACGTGTCTTCCATCTTGATAAGAGCGGAGACAAACCCGATGTCGATTACGGCCGAACGCAAGGCTGAAGTGATCAAGTCCCATGCCCGCGGCGAAGCGGACACGGGCAGCGCTGAAGTCCAGGTGGCGATCATGTCCGAACGGATCGCCAACCTGACCGAGCACTTCAAGACCCACAAGAAGGACAACCACTCGCGTCGCGGGCTGCTCAAGCTCGTGTCTGCGCGCCGGTCGCTCCTGGACCACCTGAAGAAGTCGGACACCGACCGCTATCAGAAGCTGATCGAGACCCTCGGCCTGCGCCGCTAGGTCCGATCACAAGGCCGCTCCCCGGTTGAACTGACCGGGCGAGCGGGTCTTAGATTTCTACGTCGCTCCTCCGCAAACAGGCCGGGGGTTTCATGCGGCGCCGGGAGGCTTTCGGAAGCTCCCCATCCACACGCCGAGGGTTCACAGAAATCCTCACCCCGCCTGTTCATTTGGAGAGGATTTCGGAAAGCCGATCCCCTGTCCGCCCCCGCCGGGAATACGCCCGCGGGACAGAAAGAAGCTCAAAAATGTTCGATATCAAACGCAAGACCATCGAGTGGGGCGGCAAGACGCTCACGCTCGAAACCGGCCGCATGGCCCGTCAAGCTGACGGCGCGGTGCTGGCCACCTACGGCGAGACCATGGTGCTGGCCACGGCCGTCTTCGCCAAGAGCGCGAAGCCCGGCCAGGACTTCTTCCCGCTCACCGTCAACTACCAGGAGAAGTTCTACGCCGCGGGCAAGATCCCCGGCTCCTTCCCCCGCCGCGAAGGCGCGCCTTCGCAAAAAGAGACGCTGACCTCGCGCCTGATCGACCGTCCGATCCGGCCGCTGTTCGTCAAGGGCTTCAAGAACGAAGTGCAGGTCGTCTGCACCGTGCTGGCCCACGACCTCGAGAACGATCCCGACATCGTCGCCCTGGTGGCCGCCTCGGCCGCCCTGGTGATCTCCGGCGCTCCCTTCATGGGCCCGATCGCCGGCGCCCGCGTCGGCTTCGTGAACGGGGAGTACATCCTCAACCCGACGCTCGACGAGATGAAGGACAGCCGGATGGACCTGGTGGTCGCCGGCACCGACGACGCCGTGATGATGGTCGAGTCCGAGATCCAGGAGCTGTCGGAAGACGAAGTGCTGAAGGGGGTGATGTTCGCCCACGCCGGCATGCAGCCGGTGATCAACGCGATCATCGAGCTGGCCGAACACTCCGCCAAGGAGCCCTTCGACTTCCAGCCGGAAGACACCGACGCCCTGAAGGCCGAAGTGAAGAAGGCCATCGGCAAGGACCTGACCGCCGCCTACCAGATCATGGGCAAGTCCGAACGCCACGCCGCGCTGTCGGCGGCCAAGGACAAGGCCGTGGGCAAGTTCGCCAAGTCGGACGCCAACCCGGCCGGCATCGACCCGCTGAAGCTGATCAGCGTGTTCAAGGAGCTTGAGGCCGACATCGTCCGCCGCTCGATCCTCGACACCGGCACGCGCATCGACGGCCGCAAGGTCGACCAGGTGCGTCCGATCCTCGGCGAAGTGGGCGTGCTGCCCCGGGCCCACGGCTCGGCGCTGTTCACCCGCGGCGAAACCCAGGCGCTGGTCGTGGCCACGCTGGGCACCGGCGACGACGAGCAGCTGATCGACGCCCTCGAGGGCAAGTACTACGAGAAGTTCATGCTGCACTATAACTTCCCGCCGTTCTCGGTCGGGGAGACGGGCCGCATGGGCGCGCCGGGCCGCCGCGAAGTCGGCCACGGCAAGCTGGCGTGGCGGGCGATCCGTCCGATGCTGCCGTCGGTCGAAGAGTTCCCCTACACGATCCGCCTGGTCTCCGAGATCTTCGAGTCCAACGGCTCGTCCTCGATGGCCTCGGTCTGCGGCTCCTCGCTGGCCCTGATGGATGCGGGCGTGCCCCTGAAGAAGCCGGTCTCCGGCATCGCCATGGGCCTGATCCTGGAGAAGGACGGCTTCGCCGTGCTCTCCGACATCCTGGGCGACGAAGACCACCTGGGCGACATGGACTTCAAGGTCGCCGGCACCGCCGACGGCATCACCTCGCTGCAGATGGACATCAAGATTCCCGGCA encodes:
- the nusA gene encoding transcription termination factor NusA; translation: MSLTGISANRLELLQIAEAVAREKSIDKEIVIEAIEEAIQKGARARYGAEHDIRVHIDPKTGETTVKRFVTVVEDDAAFGTTVGEDGEEVPAEEPAGVLRLSDAKRTDKDAFVGKTYEEILPPFEFGRVQTQMARQVVTGKVREAERERQFEEFKDRVGEIVNGTVKRVEYGNVVVDLGRGEGIMRRDQSIPRENFNLGDRIRCYIYDVRRETKGPQILLSRAHGGFMAKLFAQEVPEVYDGVIEIRAVARDPGSRAKMAVVSNDSSIDPVGACVGMRGSRVQAVVAELQGEKIDIIQWSPDEATFIVNGLAPAEVSKVVMDEEDERVEVVVPDEQLSLAIGRRGQNVRLASQLTGWQIDIMTESQESERRQREFTERTALFQEALDVDEVIAQLLVTEGFATVEDVAYVDPSEIAAIEGFDEDTGEEIQARARDYLDKEAAEYDGKRRELGVEDGLLEIEGVTLPMAVALGEGDVKSVEDLAGLVPDDLRGWFESKNGERVREPGILESFNLEPQDAELLIMRARIAMGWVEAPPEPEPEPEAEVEAEPEAIENTEAFAEAEMEGEARDA
- the infB gene encoding translation initiation factor IF-2 produces the protein MSDENNNGRNSAPGGRQPLTLKPRGAGSVSAGTVKQSFSHGRSKTVVVETKRARTHGGGGGNLAAPSSAEKRVFEPRPAAPAAAPRGPQGAPQDGLSAEERASRQRAIELARQQQERQAAERSAQEERTRAAAAAAAAEAAAARAPAPPAAAAPAAAAPPAAPAPAAPEPTVAAAPPAAAQPAAAAAPAPAAAPAAPAAQASAPHAPAPHAPAPQAAAPAPRPPAQGGSQTRTYQPSPERRDDRASTTTYRPAPPAARFESATFNQRAPRPDARPPRDDRGPRPTADSRPPRDNDRGPRPGADTVRYSALAPRPAPPRDGARGPGGPRGAPRIGPAAPPATPEVQRAARQAPRPGGGGAAADRRPDEDDRRRDAAPSKAISRAKGAPQRREGRLTIQAVAGDDEGAVDRMRSLASVRRAREREREKRKGGGQEQVRAAREVVIPDVITVSELANRMAIRGVEIIKFLMRQGVMLKINDVIDNDTAELVATEFGHTVRRVSEADVESGFIGAEDVDDHLLPRPPVVTVMGHVDHGKTSLLDALRSTDVVSGEHGGITQHIGAYQVRLPDGQRVTFLDTPGHAAFSAMRMRGATVTDIVILVVAADDGVMPQTIEAINHAKAAGAPMIVAINKMDKPGADPTRVINELLQHEIVVESLGGDTQAIEVSATKKTGLEDLIEAILLQSEVLDLKANPDRTADGVVIEAKLDRGRGAVSTLLVKRGTLKRGEIVVAGDHWGRVRALLNEREEQVNEAGPSVPVEVLGLDGTPAPGEPFAVVENEARARELTEYRVRVKREKAGAPTQGASLAEMMAKITDKKVSELPVIIKADVQGSAEAIVGSLDKIGTDEVRARIILSGAGAISESDVMLAKGAGSPILGFNVRASKQARDLAEREGVEIRYYAIIYDLIDDIKGVLSGMLAPIQRETFLGNAEVLQAFDITKVGRVAGCRVTDGVVRKGARVRIIRQDVVVLELGTLQTLKRFKDEVNEVQSGQECGMAFAGFQDIKVGDTIECFTLEEVKRTL
- the ppa gene encoding inorganic diphosphatase, which translates into the protein MDLSKIAIGVNPPYDVNAIIEIPQGGEPVKYELDKDSGALMVDRFLHTAMFYPGNYGFIPHTLADDGDPMDIMVVGPTPVVPGAIIRCRPVGALIMRDEAGGDEKILAVPVDKLHPFYMGVDSWRSLPTILTEQIAHFFQHYKDLEKGKSVEIVGWADPEEAGELIRASIERAKAGV
- the trmB gene encoding tRNA (guanosine(46)-N7)-methyltransferase TrmB, yielding MSDDHPLLRSYGRIKSRTIKPRQAALMETLLPQLRVPEGPIDPAALAPGAAEVWLEIGFGGGEHLAGQAARRPDVLLIGAEPFQNGVASALRHLDEQGLTNVRVHDGDARDLLARLPDASLDRVFVLFPDPWPKARHHKRRLLQADTAAELARVLKPAGRLRFASDWADYVDWTLERVSANPAFRWTAERADDWRTPPADHLTTRYEEKRLGDCAPVFLDFVRT
- a CDS encoding DUF2939 domain-containing protein, with protein sequence MVRGLLIIMLASALVACASVHRLDAANDVHALLLSIRDDDQATFDAHVDRAALKKELQAKLDERLAKDDRLKGLAALLGPQVVDFAGDALVQPRVFKVVAEQYGYTPATRIPGPVVIASALKVMPDGRVCATKKKDGPCLLMFTKEEGVWKLTGFEGDTSMLRIKL
- a CDS encoding RNA-binding protein produces the protein MSEPAPERPADTSRPATLAQAERERRDIVSGEVMEEPRLIRFVAGPDGVVVPDLARKLPGRGLWVAADRESVAAAAKKGLFSRAAKAKLSAPPDLAGQVEMLLKRRLLAAVGLARRGGDLTSGFEKVSAAIVSGKAAWLIEASDGAADGRRKIWAQARKQPRPPGLVGVFTASELGLALGLENVIHTAFLAGRAADHWALDVQRLSGFCPLLPESWREEP
- the rimP gene encoding ribosome maturation factor RimP produces the protein MRGKTAEDLNLLELLDPVAEAAGYEIVRLRLMGGEHARRLQIMAERPSDGDMNVEDCARLSRAISEIMDAADPIAGEYTLEVSSPGVDRPLTRLKDFETYEGYEARIELDRMAEGRKRFKGVLAGIDDQSIAIDLEGEEHTALVPFAWIVEAKLVLTDQLMKRGADVRAARLQSDQQQTSE